The stretch of DNA GTAAAGAATCTCTGTTTGGGTACACATGCATTAGTTCAACTCCAGGAAAATCTATTGATAATGGATTTTTAAATAAATCTTTAGAATCTAAATTTACTATTTTACCGTTCTTTAAAAACTGAGCATCATTATTACTAGCCATGACCACTCCTTTGGGCGACCAGGAAAACTTATACCTAAAAGGATTATTTGAAGCTTCAGGAGCACAAATTGCGCCACATAAAGAGTAAAATTCATCAATCTTACTTCCTTGTTCATGCATTCTATCAATAATTTCCATCGCTGTCATATGATCGTAACCAGGGTCAACACCTAACTCGTTAAGAATAATTATTCCAGCTTCTTTAGCTTCTGTGTTCAATTCATCCATTTCAGGAGACACGTAAGACGTCGTAAGCATATTTTTTTTATGAGTAATGCATTTTTTTGCTATTTGAACATGATAAGAGTATGGAAGTAGACTTACCACCATATCATGTGATTTAATAAAGGTATCTAAAATATTTAATTGGTCAACGGTCCAAGCTACAGCTTTACCATTAGAATAGCCTTCTATAACCTTTTCTGCTTTTTCTTTGGTACGACTCGCTACAGTAATTTCAAAATTATTGTCAAGTAAGTAATGTGCTATCGGTTTAACAACCATACCAGCACCTAATATTAAAACTTTTTTCATTTATTTAATGAATATTATTTTGTGATATTTGAGATTGCCAGACAAATGAGAGAAACCCCAGTTAATTAATTGATAGAGATTTAATGGTTTGTCTTATATCTTTAGATGAACTCCCAATTAAGATATTGTATTCGCCCTTATCAACTTTCCAATCATGTATAGCTATATCGTAATATTGGAAAGCTTCTTTTTTTAAGACAAATGTAATATCCTGTTGTTCATTTGGTTTCAGGAATACTTTCTTAAAAGATTTCAATTCTTTTTCTGGTCTTTCTACTGATGTATGCATCGGTTTCACATATAATTGAACAACCTCAGCACCCGCTGTTTCTCCTGCATTACGCAATGTCATCTTTACCTCAAAAGTGTTTTTATCAAGTTGTTTCAAGGATGGGTTTTGATACGTAAAATTAGTATATGAAAGACCATGACCAAACGGATAACGTACTTGTAAGCCTTTCTTGTCCAGGTATCGATATCCTACATAAATGCCTTCAGAGTACACCGATTGCAAATTTTCATTTTTATAATCCAAAAAACCGGGTGAGTCATTCTGTGACTTATAAAATGTGGCAGGTAGCTTTCCTGATGGATTTCGGTTACCCAAAAGAATATCTGCAAGCGCATTTCCCCCCTCTTGACCACCAAACCATGCTTGAACAATCGCTGGCACATCATCTGCCCAGTTTTCTATAATGGGCGGTGTTCCAGAAATAATAACGACAATGGTATTTGGATTAGCCTCCTTAACTTTTTTAATAAGTTTATCCTGATTTTTTAATACCAAAAACTCTCTGTCACGACCTTCTCCTTCAAAATGATCGGATAATCCTATAAAAACAATCGCCAGATCTGATTTCTTGGCTACATCTACTGCTTCTTGTATTAAATCTATATCTGGAATCTCCCATCCGAGTTTTATCTCAGAGACATGTCCATTATTATAATAATCCAATTGAAGATCATAAACCTCTCCAGCTCTTAGATTGATTTTAACTTCTTCAATAGTACTTCCTTTGTTATCTTCCCATTTATCTATAAGCTTCTTATCATTAATAGATAATCGTACACCATCATTGTGCATGACATGAAATTTGTACACTCCAGATTTGGGTGCTTTTAATTTCCCTTTCCAACGAACCGAAAAGTAATTCTCATCATCCGCGCCATGAAAATCCCAACTTGGGGCATCATAGTACCATAAGAAATTGACATCTTTATCATTTCTAATAAAATGTGGGGTTCCTTCACATTTTACATTACCAAAGTAAGAAGCCTCTAACCCTTTTTTGCCATCAACTTCTTCAAAATAAGTGTTTTCTATAATACGAATGTCGTCAGTTATCGTAGCACCCAAAGCGTAGTTAAGTTCGACATCTTCTCCTAATTTGTTTTTCAACCCTTCTAATGGAGAAATCGCATAAAAAGGGGTTACTTTAGAAGATCCGCCACCACCTACACGCGAGAAAGCTGCATTAGGCCCTATGACAGCAACCTTCTTTACTTTCTTTGCATCAATGGGCAGCATTTTATTTTCATTTTTTAATAAAACCATGCCATTAACAGCAGCTTCATAAGCAATATTTTTATGCTCCAGGCTCTTTAATATATTTACCGAAGGTTGTTCTTCAGGCGAAAACATATTAGCTTCAAAGCGCACACGTAATAATCGCTTTACTTTATCATCAATAATAGCTTCTGTAATCTCTTTTTTGTGCAAGGCCTTTTTTATAAGTGAATCATTATAAAACGCTCCAAACGGCATTTCTAAATCTAAGCCAGCATGCATACCTCCTACGGTACTATGAGCAGCTCCCCAATCTGAGACCACGAAACCTTTGAAACCCCACTTTTTCTTTAAGACAGTGTCCAGTAAATAGTCGTTTTCAGCAGTCCATTTTCCATTTACTTTGTTATAAGAAGTCATGACTGTCCAAACGTCTGCTTCTTGAACAGCAGCTTTAAAAGCCGGTAAATATATTTCATGTAAAGCCCGTTCATCTACTACCGCATTCACATGGCTTCTCTGCCATTCCTGATTGTTACAGGCAAAATGTTTTACACAAGCGAGAACATCTTCACTTTGTACACCTTGGATATAAGGGATTGCTATTTGGCCTGCTAGGTATGGATCTTCTCCAAAACTTTCAAAATTCCTTCCTCCAATGGGAAAACGATGAATATTAACACAGGGGCCGAGAAAAAAATTTCTTCCTCTCGCTTTAGTTTCTTTGCCCAGAAGTTGTCCAACCTTATACAAAAGAGGCAAATCCCATGTGGATGCTAATGACACCGCAGCAGGAAGTGCAGTAGCCTCAGACCAGCGAATGCCTACTGGTCCGTCTGTCATTTTAAGTACTGGTATTCCCAGACGTTCATTAGGTTTGGTGTCAAAACCAATTCCTGCTAGCTGTTCAATCTTTTCATCCAAAGTCATTAGACCTAAAAGCGAATCAACTTTAGATGCTATTATTGCTTCTTTATTGCTTGATATTTGGGATTTCGATTTTGCACAAGACGCTATAACCAATAGTATAAAAATATAATGATAGATACGTTTCATAGTGCCTTTTAATTAGATATTCTTATGACTGTTTTCAAATTCTCCAATTATGTTTTACTAAAAATAACTGTTGTACTTTTATTTCGTGGTTCTTTAATAACAACTTCTTTTATTAAATCGGTTTCATTTGTATTGGTGCTAATCGTAAACTTTTTCTGTTTTCCGTTGACGTTTACGCTATCGTATTCATTTAAAACATCCAATACTCTAATATGCCATGTTCTATGAGTTAATTCGTTTTTAAACGTTCCTTTTGCCTCTCCAACATGTATTATTAACTCTTCATTTTCACCATAGTTTTGACTAATTGTAGTAGCAGAGTAAGCACCTTTTTGATAAGCAATACTTTTTCCGTCGTCTTCATACAAGGTAAAAAAAGACTTATCAGAAGGATAAATATCTAAAATCAAGTTTTCTTCCTGTTTTTCTTCTTCAATCCAGTTTCTTTCTGGTCTTTTTGGTATAATGGCTCCTGCTTTTATAAATAATGGTAACTTCTCAACATCTTCAGTATTGTAATTTATAACACCTCCTCCTTTATAAACTTCTTTACTCCAATAGTCAATCCAATCATTCTCACGAGGTAAATAAATCTCCATAGTTTTAAAGTCGCCATATACTGGTGCTACCAAAATATTTGGACCAAACATGTACTGATATGGCCATGTATCTGAATAACATAAATAATCATCTGGGAAAGCAATTAGCATTGGACGGCAAATAGGTATCCCCGTTAAATAATTCTCATAGGCTGTAGAATAGATGTATGGTAATAACTTATAACGTTCTTTTCTATGCTTTCGAATACTATTCTCTGCCGTTGGACCTTTACTTTCCCCTCCTACGGCATGTGTTATATTATCGGGTGTGTCTTTTATAATTACAGTATCTCTTCCTTCAATTTTGATTTTATTCTGAAAATTAGCCACATCAATGTTTCCAGCCCAAGGTTTTGGATTGTGAGAACGAGAAATTGCAGAAAAATCAGAAAATTGATTCCATCTAGCTTGAATTTGCCAACTTTCACCAACACCATCTGATGAAATATATGAGACGCCCTTTAATGGTCCGTGAGAATTGGTTATCGCTTTTATTTGCCATTTCAATTCATTCCAATTAAATGAACAATCTCCAGTCCAATCAAACGGGTATCTTCTAGATCCGATTAAATTATTAACCGGAGCAACACTATATCTAAAATCCCAAGGGTTTACAGCCTGCATTTTTCGGCAGCCCATAAAAAGAACGCGCTCGTTATCTCCAATATAGTTCTGTGTCTTCAACCATATTTGGCTATCCGTTATGTCATTTCTTCTGGTATCTTGCCAAGTGCCTTTTACGCCTTGATCTAACTTTTCTTTCCATTTACTCCACCATAATTTTTCAGGTTGAACGGTCTCTGTCCATCCTTGCCCATTTCTATTTTTAAAGTCTGGAGCATTATGCTGAATGAGCATGACATCAAAATGCATCGCTTTCAAACTGTCGAGCATGGCTTTAGGGGATAATGGTTTTGAATAGTTTTCTGACCAATCCATGCTACTTCCCCAGGTAATTTCTTTATCTCCTATGCAACCATCACCCCATTCAAAATCGAAAATGAGATTATCGGCAGGAATGTCTCTATTTCGCAATTCTCTAGCAACAGCCATTAACTGATCTTGGTCACCTTTACATGCTAAGTGCTGTGTTTGAAAGAATCCATAAGATTTTTTTGGTAATAAGGGCTCTGCTCCGACGAGTTGATTAAATTGCTCATATATTTTTAAATAAGAGGGACCATATATAAAGTATTGATCCATAAGTACATCTTCTTCAAGGTAAATATCATAAAGCTCAGTCTCAGGGTTATAAAACCAATGAGAATATCTACTATTATCATTTTTTTCATTGAAAAAACTAGCGCTATCAAACAAACTATATCCATCTTTGAACATACCGTATATGGGACCATCTGATGGATAAATACTTTTCCCTGACTCCATGTCGTTTACGGTTAGTTGCCTTGTTTTTATATTTATTCCAATCTCTAATTTCTTGGTATGCATGAAATAGACATCTCCATCTTTTTTTATACTTACAGGTATCTCATTCCATGAATTTGTATGTCCTATTGTGAAAGGAATAGTGAACTTGTTAGAAACATCATTGTTACCGATTTTTGAATACCGTACACGAAACATTGTTGTAGAATAAAACGAAACTTCTATGGATTCATTTATATTAATTTTGGTTGCATATCCATTATATGTAACCTCTGGGTTTTGACTATATAAAGTACTAGTAATGAAAAAGAATATGGCCAACGTAACAGAGAATTTCATTTTTCTTTTAAAATTTAACATAGTTCTTATAGGGTTAGTATGGTCGTTAATTCGTTTATCAATTCTTTTCTCTTAACACGACATTCTCTATCAACTTTTAAATGCTTAGAGTTTTGTGCTGCTGTCTTTAATTTTAAGTTTAAGTCATCAAAATTTTGAATTTCTTCTTGAGTAAACTCTTTTTTATTGTGTGTAGAACATAGTTTATATCCATTCTCTTGAAGAATATCTCCTGCAACTCGTTCAAATATTTCAATGTCTTCCTTAGTTAGATTTTCAAGAAACTTCCCAGTGTTATTTTTCATAATAGGCTGGGTGAGATTACTCCACATAAACCCAGCCTCTGCTGTTCTTTTGGATTCATTTGAATCAAAATAATGCAATGCAGATTTATCCAAACTTAAATCTAAAAAAGTATTTATCTCTTGAAGCACTTTCATAGGGTCCGATATAAGAGATTCGTATTTTATCGGTAAATACCTATCCTTCCCCACATTGTGATAAACTTCTTTGGCTTTTAAAAAATCGGTTTTCCAAATTTCCGCAAGATGGTATGTGTGTTTTTCGCCAACCAGAGTTTTCTTGAATGACGATGCCACATCTCGACCATCTCGTATTAAATGTATATAATAAGGCTTTAGTCCATTGTTTTCAATATCACTATAATAATTAACATTGGCCATGCTTTTACAACACCAATAAATGGCTTTGTCTTTTTGTGCCATCATTTCATAGATCACTTTAAATATTTCTATCAACGTTGGCTGTGTGCAGCATTTAATTATTTCGTTGCGGTTTAGGTTCAAGTCCCATTTTACGGGGTTCACTTCTACCAATCTACATACATCATTAACCAAACGGCTAAAATTATCGTTTAGGTTTAAATCTCCATATTTGTGTAAAATAGGATGAAAAACATTTAAAATATGAGGTGGATGATGCGCCGATATTAGAGGTGATTGATTCAATATCAAACGCAATAAATTAGAGCCTGATCTTTGAGTACCAATAATTTGAATTGGTATAAATGTATTGTTATTATTATAAATCATATAAAGCTAAGTAATAGGGTCACTAAAATAATTAATGCTGGGTGCGTTTTTGTAAACATAAAGAGCAAGAGCGCTATTAAGAATATAATCCATGGAATCAAATCTAAACTAAAATGACTGGCTCCTATTACAAAAGCTCCACTAAAAATAAGCCCCACAACTACAGATCGCATTCCTTTCATCACGGCATCTATATACGAAAGATGCTTAATCTTTTGTTGAAAGTGTGAAAGCATTATCATGAGAAGTGAAGATGGTAAAAAAATAGCTAAGGTAGCTATGATTGCTCCTGGAATGCCTGCCATTTTATAACCAATAAAAGTGACGCTTGTCATGATAGGCCCTGGCGTTATTTGGCTTATACTTATAGCAGCATTAAACTGATCTATAGTAAGCCATCCCAGATCTCCAACAATAGCCTGTTCCATTATGGGAATGATAACATACCCACCTCCAAATAATGTTAAACTCATACCAGAAAACACTGAAACAAGGTATAATGATATTTTAGTTTGATTTGATATGAATGCCAAAAATAATATCACCAAGATGACACTAGTAATAGCTATGATCAAGGTTTTCAATTCTGACTTATTAAAAAAAGATGGTTTGAATTTAGTCCTATTTGAACCGGATTCTGGGTTTTTATATAAAAAATACCCCGTTACGCCTCCAAAAACAATCATACCAATTAAAAAAAACACGTTAGGTGCTACTACAGCTACAACAAACGCCAACAATGCAATAATCCCCTGACTATATAAGCGGAACTGCTTTCTAGCCATTCTAATTCCAACATGCGCAATGACGGCGACCACCACAGGTATTACAAAAGAAATGTGGAGATCTAAATTAGTATGGGCTTCTGTAGAAAAATAATACATAGAAAAGCCAGTTACAAGAAAAAATGTTGGCAATAAAATGCCTATAAAAC from Flavivirga spongiicola encodes:
- the chrA gene encoding chromate efflux transporter, translated to MINEKQTPISLWSLFWNFFLIGSYSFGGYMALISMVRKELVEKKKKLNDEQILDGVSLASILPGPVAVNAVVYYGFILSGIKGSIVSFIGILLPTFFLVTGFSMYYFSTEAHTNLDLHISFVIPVVVAVIAHVGIRMARKQFRLYSQGIIALLAFVVAVVAPNVFFLIGMIVFGGVTGYFLYKNPESGSNRTKFKPSFFNKSELKTLIIAITSVILVILFLAFISNQTKISLYLVSVFSGMSLTLFGGGYVIIPIMEQAIVGDLGWLTIDQFNAAISISQITPGPIMTSVTFIGYKMAGIPGAIIATLAIFLPSSLLMIMLSHFQQKIKHLSYIDAVMKGMRSVVVGLIFSGAFVIGASHFSLDLIPWIIFLIALLLFMFTKTHPALIILVTLLLSFI
- a CDS encoding sulfotransferase family protein → MIYNNNNTFIPIQIIGTQRSGSNLLRLILNQSPLISAHHPPHILNVFHPILHKYGDLNLNDNFSRLVNDVCRLVEVNPVKWDLNLNRNEIIKCCTQPTLIEIFKVIYEMMAQKDKAIYWCCKSMANVNYYSDIENNGLKPYYIHLIRDGRDVASSFKKTLVGEKHTYHLAEIWKTDFLKAKEVYHNVGKDRYLPIKYESLISDPMKVLQEINTFLDLSLDKSALHYFDSNESKRTAEAGFMWSNLTQPIMKNNTGKFLENLTKEDIEIFERVAGDILQENGYKLCSTHNKKEFTQEEIQNFDDLNLKLKTAAQNSKHLKVDRECRVKRKELINELTTILTL
- a CDS encoding TIM-barrel domain-containing protein encodes the protein MKFSVTLAIFFFITSTLYSQNPEVTYNGYATKININESIEVSFYSTTMFRVRYSKIGNNDVSNKFTIPFTIGHTNSWNEIPVSIKKDGDVYFMHTKKLEIGINIKTRQLTVNDMESGKSIYPSDGPIYGMFKDGYSLFDSASFFNEKNDNSRYSHWFYNPETELYDIYLEEDVLMDQYFIYGPSYLKIYEQFNQLVGAEPLLPKKSYGFFQTQHLACKGDQDQLMAVARELRNRDIPADNLIFDFEWGDGCIGDKEITWGSSMDWSENYSKPLSPKAMLDSLKAMHFDVMLIQHNAPDFKNRNGQGWTETVQPEKLWWSKWKEKLDQGVKGTWQDTRRNDITDSQIWLKTQNYIGDNERVLFMGCRKMQAVNPWDFRYSVAPVNNLIGSRRYPFDWTGDCSFNWNELKWQIKAITNSHGPLKGVSYISSDGVGESWQIQARWNQFSDFSAISRSHNPKPWAGNIDVANFQNKIKIEGRDTVIIKDTPDNITHAVGGESKGPTAENSIRKHRKERYKLLPYIYSTAYENYLTGIPICRPMLIAFPDDYLCYSDTWPYQYMFGPNILVAPVYGDFKTMEIYLPRENDWIDYWSKEVYKGGGVINYNTEDVEKLPLFIKAGAIIPKRPERNWIEEEKQEENLILDIYPSDKSFFTLYEDDGKSIAYQKGAYSATTISQNYGENEELIIHVGEAKGTFKNELTHRTWHIRVLDVLNEYDSVNVNGKQKKFTISTNTNETDLIKEVVIKEPRNKSTTVIFSKT
- a CDS encoding glycoside hydrolase family 3 protein; protein product: MKRIYHYIFILLVIASCAKSKSQISSNKEAIIASKVDSLLGLMTLDEKIEQLAGIGFDTKPNERLGIPVLKMTDGPVGIRWSEATALPAAVSLASTWDLPLLYKVGQLLGKETKARGRNFFLGPCVNIHRFPIGGRNFESFGEDPYLAGQIAIPYIQGVQSEDVLACVKHFACNNQEWQRSHVNAVVDERALHEIYLPAFKAAVQEADVWTVMTSYNKVNGKWTAENDYLLDTVLKKKWGFKGFVVSDWGAAHSTVGGMHAGLDLEMPFGAFYNDSLIKKALHKKEITEAIIDDKVKRLLRVRFEANMFSPEEQPSVNILKSLEHKNIAYEAAVNGMVLLKNENKMLPIDAKKVKKVAVIGPNAAFSRVGGGGSSKVTPFYAISPLEGLKNKLGEDVELNYALGATITDDIRIIENTYFEEVDGKKGLEASYFGNVKCEGTPHFIRNDKDVNFLWYYDAPSWDFHGADDENYFSVRWKGKLKAPKSGVYKFHVMHNDGVRLSINDKKLIDKWEDNKGSTIEEVKINLRAGEVYDLQLDYYNNGHVSEIKLGWEIPDIDLIQEAVDVAKKSDLAIVFIGLSDHFEGEGRDREFLVLKNQDKLIKKVKEANPNTIVVIISGTPPIIENWADDVPAIVQAWFGGQEGGNALADILLGNRNPSGKLPATFYKSQNDSPGFLDYKNENLQSVYSEGIYVGYRYLDKKGLQVRYPFGHGLSYTNFTYQNPSLKQLDKNTFEVKMTLRNAGETAGAEVVQLYVKPMHTSVERPEKELKSFKKVFLKPNEQQDITFVLKKEAFQYYDIAIHDWKVDKGEYNILIGSSSKDIRQTIKSLSIN
- a CDS encoding saccharopine dehydrogenase C-terminal domain-containing protein — its product is MKKVLILGAGMVVKPIAHYLLDNNFEITVASRTKEKAEKVIEGYSNGKAVAWTVDQLNILDTFIKSHDMVVSLLPYSYHVQIAKKCITHKKNMLTTSYVSPEMDELNTEAKEAGIIILNELGVDPGYDHMTAMEIIDRMHEQGSKIDEFYSLCGAICAPEASNNPFRYKFSWSPKGVVMASNNDAQFLKNGKIVNLDSKDLFKNPLSIDFPGVELMHVYPNRDSLPYIDIYGIPEVKTMFRGTFRYQNWCEALDLLKALNLTGYNELDFTGKTFAQVTAEINGFKPDGLKNAIKAKFNIDDNHIGLKAIEWLGVLDNKPVHLEKGSPFDLTSDLMIDKMMMDKSERDMVIMQHVFNITKANGEKETVISRMLDYGNNEYTSIARTVALPAGIGVKMILDKKITDIGVHIPIKKSIYAPILKELKSLGISMTETIEELKI